In Numida meleagris isolate 19003 breed g44 Domestic line chromosome 3, NumMel1.0, whole genome shotgun sequence, the following are encoded in one genomic region:
- the CDC42EP3 gene encoding cdc42 effector protein 3 has protein sequence MPAKTPIYLKAANNKKGKKFKLRDILSPDMISPPLGDFRHTIHIGKEGQHDVFGDISFLQGNYELLPGNEGETRVSQSGGHSEFLRANSTSESMFTETPSPVLKNAISLPAIGGSQALMLPLLSPVTFNSKQESIRSSRNPRLSCEPVIEEKLQEKSKQMGNGETHKDDIWEQNGSSSHFTNGRDSNSSSFSERCTDWQTVDLFEDSQLSCELTKTKSEESLSDLAGSLLSLQLDLGPSLLDEVLNVMDKNKS, from the coding sequence ATGCCAGCCAAGACACCCATCTACTTGAAAGCCGCTAACaataagaaagggaagaaattcaAACTAAGGGATATCTTGTCTCCTGATATGATCAGTCCACCACTTGGAGATTTTCGTCACACCATACATATTGGAAAAGAGGGACAACATGATGTTTTTGGTGACATCTCCTTTTTGCAGGGAAACTATGAATTATTGCCTGGAAACGAAGGAGAAACTAGAGTTAGCCAGTCTGGTGGCCACAGTGAATTCTTAAGGGCAAACAGCACTTCTGAATCCATGTTTACAGAAACTCCATCACCAGTGCTCAAAAATGCTATTTCCCTTCCTGCCATTGGGGGTTCTCAAGCCCTTATGTTGCCCTTATTGTCACCAGTGACATTTAATTCAAAGCAAGAATCCATCCGGTCATCAAGAAACCCAAGGCTTAGCTGTGAGCCAGTAATTGAAGAAAAGTTGCAGGAGAAAAGTAAACAGATGGGGAATGGAGAGACACACAAAGATGACATATGGGAGCAAAATGGTTCTTCATCGCATTTTACTAATGGTAGAGACAGTAACTCATCCAGCTTTTCTGAACGATGCACTGATTGGCAAACAGTTGATTTGTTTGAAGATAGCCAACTTTCATGTGAACTAACCAAGACAAAGTCAGAAGAATCCCTTTCAGATCTTGCAGGCTCTCTTCTCTCATTACAACTTGACTTGGGACCTTCACTTTTGGATGAGGTCCTCAATGTAATGGACAAGAATAAATCTTAG